Proteins co-encoded in one Kocuria flava genomic window:
- a CDS encoding VOC family protein, with amino-acid sequence MEALTSPIPEEPVMAYTFIPHIPVADLERSRTFYEALGWRVRPGMEEGHSIVLDLGEDFGVTLVERSYMQQMVGEGQELADPTRSLCGSYALVVETPEEVDELADRAAALGAPEIRGEDAGYMRYRIFADPDGHRWDVAWVDPLAMDRDWEAVRAKYPDAAIPQG; translated from the coding sequence ATGGAGGCCCTGACCTCGCCGATCCCGGAGGAGCCCGTCATGGCCTACACGTTCATCCCGCACATCCCCGTCGCCGACCTGGAGCGGTCGCGGACCTTCTACGAAGCCCTCGGCTGGCGGGTGCGCCCGGGCATGGAGGAGGGGCACAGCATCGTCCTCGACCTCGGCGAGGACTTCGGCGTGACGCTCGTGGAGCGGTCCTACATGCAGCAGATGGTCGGCGAGGGACAGGAGCTGGCCGATCCCACCCGCTCGCTGTGCGGCAGCTACGCCCTGGTCGTCGAGACCCCCGAGGAGGTCGACGAGCTCGCCGACCGGGCCGCGGCCCTCGGCGCCCCCGAGATCCGGGGCGAGGACGCGGGCTACATGCGCTACCGGATCTTCGCCGACCCGGACGGCCACCGGTGGGACGTGGCCTGGGTGGATCCCCTGGCGATGGACCGGGACTGGGAGGCGGTGCGGGCCAAGTACCCGGACGCCGCGATCCCGCAGGGCTGA
- a CDS encoding ComEA family DNA-binding protein: MTYGTVHGRPYRTPEQKLMSRAWRWRHSAWLLAPLLGFGVFSAAGFVYIAARAKRPAWWLAAGVYAVLGLTGTVLADASDGGSFAGGILVLTWGASIVHGIVVNPQYLRWRAAHGPWYAQRVEPAPQPAGPVPHAARAWPAGPGPAGSSAWEAPPAPDRDRRGPLDLNTATAQELSRLPGADPWLTHRILSARMAHGPFRDLEDFVRCTGLVREQVERIAPHVVVDPPPRLGPGR, translated from the coding sequence ATGACCTACGGCACCGTCCACGGCCGGCCCTACCGCACGCCGGAGCAGAAACTGATGAGCCGTGCCTGGCGGTGGCGGCACAGCGCGTGGCTGCTCGCCCCGCTGCTGGGCTTCGGCGTCTTCTCGGCGGCCGGGTTCGTCTACATCGCCGCCCGGGCGAAGCGGCCGGCGTGGTGGCTGGCCGCCGGCGTCTACGCGGTCCTCGGCCTCACGGGCACCGTCCTGGCGGACGCGAGCGACGGCGGGTCGTTCGCCGGCGGGATCCTCGTGCTCACGTGGGGCGCGAGCATCGTCCACGGGATCGTCGTCAACCCGCAGTACCTGCGCTGGCGGGCGGCCCACGGCCCCTGGTACGCCCAGCGCGTCGAGCCGGCGCCGCAGCCGGCGGGGCCGGTGCCGCACGCGGCCCGGGCCTGGCCGGCCGGCCCCGGGCCGGCGGGCAGCTCGGCGTGGGAGGCCCCGCCGGCGCCGGACCGGGACCGGCGGGGGCCGCTGGACCTCAACACGGCCACCGCCCAGGAGCTCTCGCGGCTGCCCGGTGCGGACCCGTGGCTGACCCACCGCATCCTCTCGGCCCGGATGGCCCACGGCCCCTTCCGGGACCTCGAGGACTTCGTCCGCTGCACCGGGCTGGTCCGGGAGCAGGTGGAGCGGATCGCCCCGCACGTGGTGGTCGACCCGCCGCCCCGGCTCGGCCCCGGTCGCTGA
- a CDS encoding solute carrier family 23 protein — MRSSDDACAEGGTFHVIDPLCVPHPRPRGPPRADGTAAAHPRPEDEKLPLGRTTAYGFQHVLTMYGAIVAVPLIIGQAGGLSADETALLISSCLLMGGIATFLQSFGAPYIGSKLPLVQGVSFAGVAPMLVILAGGSDLRAVFGAVLVSSVVGFLFAGAFSRIIRFFPPVVTGTVITVIGISLLPVAISWAAGGGEGGAAAPDSLLLAGITLLIVLLLSKVGIGMISRLSILPSFVLGTGVAVLMGTADSSGVGEGALITFPTPLAFGTPTFEVAAIVSMLIVVLVTMTETTADILAVGEITGAKVDSRRVANGLRADMLSSAGAPLLNSFTQTAFALGLVPVAAPQFYAGFPAWTQTILGSGISAAAIVAIVLNLLFNELTAGNAKNPSAVAAAPVRIVRADVLAHLRDGDQLQNGTVVDREGAEVAVVPEHHFDDVRRMIDAGEITDTGQVQQLILSKSSS, encoded by the coding sequence TTGCGCAGCAGCGACGACGCCTGCGCTGAAGGAGGCACCTTCCATGTCATCGACCCCCTCTGCGTCCCGCACCCGAGACCGCGCGGCCCGCCGCGGGCGGACGGCACCGCCGCCGCGCACCCCCGGCCCGAGGACGAGAAGCTCCCGCTGGGCCGCACCACGGCCTACGGCTTCCAGCACGTGCTGACCATGTACGGCGCGATCGTCGCCGTGCCCCTGATCATCGGGCAGGCCGGCGGGCTCAGCGCCGACGAGACCGCCCTGCTCATCAGCTCCTGCCTGCTCATGGGCGGGATCGCGACCTTCCTGCAGAGCTTCGGCGCCCCGTACATCGGCTCGAAGCTGCCGCTCGTGCAGGGCGTCTCCTTCGCCGGCGTGGCCCCGATGCTGGTCATCCTGGCCGGGGGCAGCGACCTGCGGGCCGTCTTCGGCGCCGTCCTGGTCTCCTCGGTGGTGGGGTTCCTGTTCGCCGGGGCGTTCTCGCGGATCATCCGCTTCTTCCCGCCGGTGGTCACCGGCACCGTCATCACCGTCATCGGGATCTCCCTGCTGCCCGTCGCGATCTCCTGGGCGGCCGGCGGCGGGGAGGGCGGCGCGGCCGCCCCGGACAGCCTGCTGCTCGCGGGGATCACCCTGCTCATCGTGCTGCTGCTGTCCAAGGTGGGCATCGGGATGATCTCCCGCCTGTCGATCCTGCCCTCCTTCGTCCTCGGCACGGGCGTGGCCGTGCTCATGGGCACGGCCGACTCCTCCGGGGTGGGCGAGGGCGCGCTGATCACCTTCCCGACCCCGCTGGCCTTCGGCACCCCCACCTTCGAGGTCGCCGCGATCGTCTCGATGCTCATCGTGGTGCTCGTGACCATGACCGAGACCACCGCGGACATCCTCGCGGTCGGGGAGATCACCGGGGCGAAGGTCGACTCCCGCCGCGTGGCCAACGGCCTGCGCGCCGACATGCTCTCCTCGGCCGGGGCGCCGCTGCTGAACTCCTTCACCCAGACCGCCTTCGCCCTCGGCCTCGTGCCCGTGGCCGCCCCGCAGTTCTACGCCGGGTTCCCGGCGTGGACCCAGACGATCCTCGGCTCGGGCATCAGCGCCGCGGCGATCGTCGCGATCGTGCTGAACCTGCTGTTCAACGAGCTGACCGCCGGCAACGCGAAGAACCCGTCCGCCGTGGCGGCGGCCCCGGTGCGGATCGTGCGCGCCGACGTCCTGGCCCACCTGCGGGACGGGGACCAGCTGCAGAACGGCACCGTGGTGGACCGGGAGGGCGCCGAGGTGGCGGTCGTGCCGGAGCACCACTTCGACGACGTCCGCCGGATGATCGACGCCGGCGAGATCACCGACACGGGTCAGGTCCAGCAGCTGATCCTGTCGAAGAGCTCCTCCTGA
- a CDS encoding excalibur calcium-binding domain-containing protein has product MKKTAAALAALAAAGFTGLSMAPASAAPMVFDSCGQAAQYGVYNLRAGQPGYGTHLDRDRDGLACENASVAYDPNLVPGYVPPAPVPETPEVVQNDVVQDSAVFDNCTEARAAGRTNIPSWDPAYGLHLDADRDGYGCDADGTDDGVQQHEIIDWVPESWNDGGNGYDQVSQVPVGGADTGAEGESAVPGLALAGGLTLAAAVGATVAVRRRAARA; this is encoded by the coding sequence ATGAAGAAGACTGCAGCAGCGCTGGCCGCACTCGCCGCCGCCGGGTTCACGGGACTGTCGATGGCGCCGGCCTCGGCCGCGCCGATGGTGTTCGACAGCTGCGGCCAGGCGGCCCAGTACGGGGTCTACAACCTGCGGGCGGGTCAGCCCGGGTACGGGACCCACCTGGATCGGGACCGTGACGGCCTCGCCTGCGAGAACGCTTCTGTGGCCTACGACCCGAACCTCGTTCCCGGCTACGTTCCCCCGGCCCCGGTGCCGGAGACCCCCGAGGTGGTGCAGAACGATGTCGTCCAGGACAGCGCCGTCTTCGACAACTGCACCGAGGCGCGTGCCGCCGGCCGGACCAACATCCCGTCCTGGGACCCCGCCTACGGCCTGCACCTGGACGCCGACCGTGACGGCTACGGCTGCGACGCCGACGGCACCGACGACGGCGTGCAGCAGCACGAGATCATCGACTGGGTGCCGGAGTCCTGGAACGACGGCGGCAACGGCTACGACCAGGTGAGCCAGGTGCCCGTGGGCGGTGCCGACACCGGCGCCGAGGGTGAGTCGGCCGTGCCGGGCCTCGCGCTCGCCGGCGGCCTGACCCTGGCCGCCGCAGTCGGTGCGACCGTGGCGGTCCGCCGCCGCGCCGCCCGGGCCTGA
- a CDS encoding class F sortase produces the protein MPTISRDRRSGLLAAAAVAALLLTGCAQDSSGETGEAATAPASSSSASVPSGRPARSADPTSSAAAAAASAEPDSGPAGTAAGVPAPMAESAPVAVRIPSTGTGSELLHLGLREDGALEVPPEAPGSPAAWYDGSPTPGERGPAILLGHVNATGGGPGVFAGLRELAPGDTIEVGRADGTTAVFAVERAEQYSKDAFDTRAVYGNTEGPELRLITCDGYDRLTGEFDDNYVVFATLVG, from the coding sequence GTGCCGACCATCTCCCGCGACCGCCGCAGCGGCCTCCTCGCCGCTGCGGCGGTCGCCGCCCTGCTGCTGACCGGCTGCGCCCAGGACTCCTCCGGGGAGACGGGGGAGGCCGCGACGGCTCCGGCGTCGTCGTCCTCCGCGTCCGTGCCGTCCGGGCGGCCGGCGCGGTCCGCGGACCCGACGTCGTCCGCGGCTGCCGCCGCTGCCTCCGCCGAGCCCGACTCGGGTCCGGCGGGCACGGCGGCCGGCGTCCCGGCGCCGATGGCCGAGTCGGCCCCGGTCGCCGTGCGGATCCCCTCGACCGGCACCGGCTCGGAGCTGCTGCACCTGGGGCTGCGCGAGGACGGTGCGCTCGAGGTCCCGCCCGAGGCGCCGGGCTCGCCCGCGGCCTGGTACGACGGCTCGCCCACGCCGGGGGAGCGGGGGCCCGCGATCCTGCTCGGCCACGTCAACGCCACCGGCGGCGGCCCCGGGGTCTTCGCCGGCCTGCGCGAGCTCGCGCCCGGGGACACGATCGAGGTGGGCCGGGCGGACGGCACCACCGCCGTGTTCGCCGTGGAGCGCGCCGAGCAGTACTCCAAGGACGCGTTCGACACCCGCGCCGTCTACGGGAACACCGAGGGGCCCGAGCTGAGGCTGATCACCTGCGACGGCTACGACCGGCTCACGGGGGAGTTCGACGACAACTACGTCGTCTTCGCGACGCTCGTCGGCTGA
- a CDS encoding ATP-binding protein: protein MENPFRPTAGATPPELIGRAGILDEYAYGLRLRSGAPGLLTIFTGARGVGKTVMLGAAEDLARSQGWAVVSETATRGFMGRIGNAMRRLADELGPGPHGRRVTALTAAGFGITTQLPPEQQLEWREEGVRLLRLLEEQRTGLVITVDEIHAAERQEIAQLAADVQHFIRMDLPISLVFAGLPAAVSNLLNEGVATFLRRADRIDLHAAAVDEVERSYREIFADGGFTLSAEQARRAAEATGGYPFLIQLVGYFLWQETERISAEPTDDMVERAVAAARRRNERVVIEAALSTASGRDLDFLRAMAEDDGPSATADIGRRMGARPNTVGNYRTRLIDAGLIEAAGHGLVRFAIPGLRDHLRR, encoded by the coding sequence ATGGAGAACCCGTTCAGACCCACAGCGGGGGCCACCCCGCCGGAGCTCATCGGGCGGGCCGGCATCCTGGACGAGTACGCCTACGGCCTCCGCCTGCGCTCCGGTGCACCCGGGCTGCTCACGATCTTCACGGGTGCCCGAGGGGTGGGCAAGACCGTGATGCTGGGCGCGGCCGAGGACCTGGCCCGCAGCCAGGGCTGGGCCGTCGTGTCCGAGACGGCGACACGGGGGTTCATGGGACGCATCGGCAACGCCATGCGGCGCCTGGCCGACGAGCTGGGGCCCGGCCCGCACGGCAGGCGCGTCACCGCCCTCACCGCCGCAGGCTTCGGCATCACCACGCAGCTGCCGCCCGAGCAGCAGCTGGAGTGGCGGGAGGAGGGCGTCCGGCTGCTGAGGCTGCTGGAGGAGCAGAGAACCGGACTGGTCATCACCGTGGACGAGATCCACGCCGCCGAGCGGCAGGAGATCGCCCAGCTCGCGGCCGACGTGCAGCACTTCATCCGCATGGACCTGCCCATCAGCCTCGTCTTCGCCGGACTGCCCGCAGCCGTGTCGAACCTGCTCAACGAAGGGGTGGCGACATTCCTGCGCCGCGCAGACCGGATCGACCTGCATGCAGCCGCCGTCGACGAGGTCGAGCGCTCCTACCGGGAGATCTTCGCGGACGGGGGCTTCACCCTGTCGGCGGAACAGGCCCGTCGTGCCGCAGAGGCCACCGGAGGCTATCCCTTCCTGATCCAGCTGGTCGGGTACTTCCTCTGGCAGGAGACGGAGAGGATCTCTGCCGAGCCCACGGACGACATGGTGGAACGAGCGGTGGCCGCTGCCCGGCGGCGCAACGAGCGCGTGGTCATCGAGGCGGCCCTCTCCACCGCGTCGGGCCGGGACCTCGACTTCCTCCGGGCCATGGCGGAGGACGACGGTCCGTCCGCCACCGCGGACATCGGCCGCCGGATGGGCGCCAGGCCCAACACGGTGGGCAACTACAGGACGCGGCTCATCGACGCCGGCCTGATCGAGGCCGCGGGGCACGGACTGGTCCGTTTCGCCATCCCCGGCCTCCGCGACCACCTGCGGCGGTGA
- a CDS encoding polysaccharide deacetylase family protein, with protein sequence MTKKIYVSVGIDVDAVGGWLGSYGGEDSPGDISRGLFAGEVGVPRLLQLAQRRQMPVTWFWPGHSIETFPAEFDAVVEAGHEIGVHGYSHENPIAMTREQETEILDYCTDLITRRAGRKPVGYVAPWWEFSGVTNEILLERGFLYDHSLMHDDHTPYYVRVGDTWTRIDYDAASAKEWMKPLVRGEETDLIEIPASWYLDDLPPMMFIKSSPNSHGFVSPRDIEQLWKDQFDWVYREMDYAVFPITIHPDVSGRPQNLLMLERLFDHIGSHDGVEFAFMEDVARDFARRSPRSTS encoded by the coding sequence ATGACGAAGAAGATCTATGTGTCCGTGGGCATCGACGTCGACGCCGTCGGCGGCTGGCTGGGCTCGTACGGCGGGGAGGACTCCCCGGGGGACATCTCCCGCGGCCTGTTCGCCGGCGAGGTCGGCGTGCCGCGGCTGCTCCAGCTCGCCCAGCGCCGCCAGATGCCCGTGACCTGGTTCTGGCCGGGGCACTCGATCGAGACCTTCCCCGCGGAGTTCGACGCGGTCGTCGAGGCGGGCCACGAGATCGGCGTGCACGGGTACTCGCACGAGAACCCCATCGCGATGACCCGCGAGCAGGAGACCGAGATCCTCGACTACTGCACCGACCTCATCACCCGGCGCGCCGGGAGGAAGCCGGTGGGCTACGTCGCCCCGTGGTGGGAGTTCTCCGGGGTCACCAACGAGATCCTGCTCGAGCGCGGGTTCCTCTACGACCACTCGCTCATGCACGACGACCACACCCCGTACTACGTCCGCGTCGGGGACACCTGGACCAGGATCGACTACGACGCCGCCTCGGCGAAGGAGTGGATGAAGCCTCTGGTCCGCGGCGAGGAGACCGACCTCATCGAGATCCCCGCCTCGTGGTACCTCGACGACCTCCCCCCGATGATGTTCATCAAGTCCAGCCCGAACAGCCACGGCTTCGTCAGCCCCCGAGATATCGAGCAGCTGTGGAAGGACCAGTTCGACTGGGTGTACCGGGAGATGGACTACGCTGTCTTCCCGATCACGATCCACCCGGACGTCTCCGGCCGGCCGCAGAACCTGCTGATGCTCGAGCGGCTCTTCGACCACATCGGCTCCCACGACGGCGTCGAATTCGCCTTCATGGAGGACGTCGCCCGCGACTTCGCCCGCCGGAGCCCGCGCTCCACGTCCTGA
- a CDS encoding DUF4193 domain-containing protein: MATDYDAPRTRPEDEPATASLAVVQARGATAQAPAIDLEDADTAEGIDLPGADLSHEELTIQVIPEQTDEFTCGSCFLVRHRSQRARESGGTVYCTDCEG, from the coding sequence ATGGCCACCGATTACGACGCTCCGCGCACCCGGCCCGAGGACGAGCCGGCCACCGCATCCCTGGCCGTGGTCCAGGCCCGCGGCGCGACCGCCCAGGCCCCGGCGATCGACCTGGAGGACGCCGACACCGCCGAGGGCATCGACCTGCCCGGGGCGGACCTCTCCCACGAGGAGCTGACCATCCAGGTGATCCCGGAGCAGACGGACGAGTTCACCTGCGGCTCGTGCTTCCTGGTCCGCCACCGCTCCCAGCGCGCCCGGGAGAGCGGCGGCACGGTCTACTGCACCGACTGCGAGGGCTGA
- a CDS encoding amidase: MSLSWNIEEATIASVHAAYREGRATVREVVQAYLDRIEALDAAGPGLNSVVTVSATVLEEADALDLKYAARGELSGPLHGVPVLVKDQVATGGLRTTYGNRCTAEHVPAEDAPAIARLRAAGAVILGKTTMPDFATSWFSTSSVSGVTKNPYALSRDPGGSSSGTGAAIAANLALVGIGEDTGGSIRLPASFCNLVGVRVTPGLISRQGMSPLVVPQDTAGPMTRTVADAAAVLDVLVGFDPGDDYTAAVRHRRGAGSFVEAAAGGSVRGRRLGVLRGAFGDGADPEAAAVNRVVEAALERLAAAGAELVDVEVPGLMDYVGFTSLYFTRSRQDMNAFFAAHPETGISSVDEVRARGDHDPHLDLFEGITDGPEDPRTDPEYLDRVLAREEFVRAVQGRFVELDLDAMVLPDVQLAAPTHEDVLGGRWTCLTYPTNTVIASQLHFPAATVPAGFTDGDLPVGLEIMTSGFEETELLGLARGVEEVLDARRAPRLEAGADPLTA; this comes from the coding sequence ATGAGCCTGAGCTGGAACATCGAGGAGGCCACGATCGCGTCCGTCCACGCGGCCTACCGGGAGGGGCGGGCGACCGTCCGCGAGGTCGTCCAGGCCTACCTCGACCGGATCGAGGCCCTGGACGCCGCCGGCCCGGGGCTGAACTCCGTGGTGACGGTCTCGGCGACCGTCCTCGAGGAGGCCGACGCCCTGGACCTGAAGTACGCCGCCCGCGGGGAGCTCTCGGGCCCGCTGCACGGGGTGCCCGTCCTGGTGAAGGACCAGGTCGCCACGGGCGGGCTGCGGACCACCTACGGCAACCGCTGCACCGCCGAGCACGTCCCGGCCGAGGACGCCCCCGCGATCGCCCGGCTGCGGGCGGCGGGCGCCGTGATCCTGGGCAAGACGACGATGCCGGACTTCGCCACCTCGTGGTTCTCGACCTCCTCGGTCTCCGGGGTGACGAAGAACCCCTACGCGCTCTCCCGCGACCCCGGCGGCTCCAGCAGCGGCACGGGAGCGGCGATCGCCGCGAACCTGGCGCTCGTGGGCATCGGCGAGGACACCGGCGGCTCCATCCGCCTGCCCGCCTCCTTCTGCAACCTCGTGGGGGTGCGCGTGACCCCCGGGCTGATCAGCCGGCAGGGCATGTCCCCGCTGGTCGTCCCCCAGGACACGGCGGGGCCGATGACCCGGACCGTGGCCGACGCCGCGGCGGTGCTCGACGTGCTCGTCGGCTTCGACCCGGGCGACGACTACACGGCCGCCGTGCGGCACCGGCGCGGCGCCGGGTCCTTCGTCGAGGCCGCCGCGGGCGGGTCGGTGCGGGGCAGGCGCCTCGGGGTGCTGCGCGGCGCCTTCGGCGACGGCGCCGACCCGGAGGCCGCCGCCGTCAACCGCGTCGTCGAGGCCGCCCTCGAGCGGCTGGCCGCGGCCGGGGCGGAGCTGGTCGACGTCGAGGTCCCCGGCCTGATGGACTACGTGGGCTTCACGTCCCTGTACTTCACCCGCTCCCGCCAGGACATGAACGCCTTCTTCGCCGCCCACCCGGAGACGGGCATCAGCAGCGTGGACGAGGTCCGCGCCCGCGGCGACCACGACCCGCACCTGGACCTGTTCGAGGGCATCACCGACGGGCCCGAGGATCCGCGCACCGACCCGGAGTACCTGGACCGGGTGCTGGCCCGCGAGGAGTTCGTGCGCGCCGTGCAGGGCCGGTTCGTGGAGCTGGACCTGGACGCGATGGTCCTCCCCGACGTCCAGCTCGCCGCCCCCACCCACGAGGACGTGCTCGGCGGCCGGTGGACCTGCCTCACCTACCCGACCAACACGGTGATCGCCTCCCAGCTGCACTTCCCGGCGGCCACCGTGCCGGCCGGGTTCACGGACGGGGACCTGCCCGTGGGTCTGGAGATCATGACCTCCGGCTTCGAGGAGACGGAGCTGCTCGGGCTCGCCCGCGGCGTCGAGGAGGTGCTGGACGCCCGGCGCGCCCCGCGGCTGGAGGCCGGCGCCGACCCGCTCACCGCGTAG
- a CDS encoding biotin-dependent carboxyltransferase family protein produces MALRTEQPGLLTTVQDQGRIGYYNVGIPQGGAMDQESAQTANKLVGNTAAEAVLECTYMGPAFTVDAPTTIAVAGAQVPVLVNGQEQPPWTRLELAEGDAVTFGVLRGGARFYLAVRGGVDVPEVLGSRSTYAIGRLGGMGGRKLEAGDVVPVGCPTGELPAVTELPESLRPALGGAQELRIVWGLYDHLLTEEGRRRLVEEEWRLTPVADRMGLRYEGPGVEWIQREQPFGAGSDPSNIVDAGYAVGSIQVPGGTQPIVLHRDAVSGGGYAMVGTVISADMDLLARATPGTVTRFRAVPMEEALRARRERAARLQEIWAL; encoded by the coding sequence ATGGCGCTGAGAACTGAGCAGCCCGGGCTGCTGACCACCGTCCAGGACCAGGGGCGGATCGGGTACTACAACGTCGGCATCCCGCAGGGCGGGGCGATGGACCAGGAGTCCGCGCAGACCGCCAACAAGCTGGTGGGCAACACCGCGGCCGAGGCCGTGCTGGAGTGCACCTACATGGGCCCGGCCTTCACGGTCGACGCCCCCACCACGATCGCGGTCGCCGGCGCGCAGGTGCCCGTGCTCGTCAACGGGCAGGAGCAGCCTCCCTGGACGCGCCTCGAGCTGGCCGAGGGCGACGCCGTGACCTTCGGCGTGCTCCGGGGCGGGGCCCGGTTCTACCTGGCCGTGCGCGGGGGCGTCGACGTGCCCGAGGTCCTCGGCTCCCGCTCGACCTACGCGATCGGCCGGCTCGGCGGCATGGGCGGGCGCAAGCTCGAGGCCGGCGACGTCGTCCCCGTGGGTTGCCCCACCGGGGAGCTGCCCGCCGTGACCGAGCTGCCGGAGTCCCTGCGCCCGGCCCTGGGCGGAGCCCAGGAGCTGCGCATCGTGTGGGGGCTCTACGACCACCTGCTCACCGAGGAGGGCCGCCGCCGGCTCGTCGAGGAGGAGTGGCGGCTCACCCCGGTGGCCGACCGCATGGGCCTGCGCTACGAGGGCCCCGGCGTGGAGTGGATCCAGCGGGAGCAGCCCTTCGGCGCCGGCTCCGACCCGTCGAACATCGTCGACGCCGGCTACGCCGTGGGCTCGATCCAGGTCCCCGGCGGCACCCAACCGATCGTGCTGCACCGCGACGCCGTCTCCGGCGGCGGCTACGCCATGGTCGGCACCGTGATCTCCGCGGACATGGACCTGCTGGCCCGCGCCACGCCCGGGACCGTCACCCGGTTCCGCGCCGTGCCGATGGAGGAGGCCCTGCGGGCCCGCCGGGAGCGGGCGGCACGGCTGCAGGAGATCTGGGCGCTCTGA
- a CDS encoding 5-oxoprolinase subunit B family protein: MTEQSTEILYLPNARYTWGGDEFLFVEFDEAMNLTANYLATTVAHGLEQLDLPGVVDVCPANASLLVRFDPDVLGGEELRRRVQELEAQARTATQHTVETRIVEVPVWYQDPYTAEVVQRFREGYHQDPSGTDLDYAAKVNGLEDAAEFIRRHHESPWLVSMVGFVAGLPFMYQLVPRARQLEVPKYLSPRTDTPPLTVGHGGCFACIYSVRGAGGYQMFGVAAAPIYDPGQELPDFEDFLILFRPGDIVKFRPVDEAEYRAVQEQVEAGTWRYKQAPVTFDVEAALADPATYNRTLLEALDGAEN; encoded by the coding sequence ATGACCGAGCAGTCGACCGAGATCCTCTACCTGCCCAACGCCCGCTACACGTGGGGCGGGGACGAGTTCCTGTTCGTGGAGTTCGACGAGGCCATGAACCTCACCGCCAACTACCTCGCCACCACGGTCGCCCACGGCCTCGAGCAGCTGGACCTGCCCGGCGTCGTCGACGTCTGCCCCGCCAACGCGTCCCTGCTGGTGCGCTTCGACCCCGACGTCCTCGGGGGCGAGGAGCTCAGGCGCCGCGTCCAGGAGCTCGAGGCCCAGGCCCGGACCGCCACCCAGCACACCGTGGAGACCCGCATCGTCGAGGTCCCCGTCTGGTACCAGGACCCCTACACCGCCGAGGTCGTCCAGCGCTTCCGCGAGGGCTACCACCAGGACCCCTCCGGCACGGACCTGGACTACGCCGCGAAGGTCAACGGCCTCGAGGACGCCGCCGAGTTCATCCGCCGCCACCACGAGTCCCCGTGGCTGGTGTCGATGGTCGGGTTCGTGGCCGGGCTGCCGTTCATGTACCAGCTCGTCCCGCGCGCCCGGCAGCTGGAGGTCCCCAAGTACCTCAGCCCCCGCACGGACACGCCCCCGCTGACCGTGGGCCACGGCGGGTGCTTCGCCTGCATCTACTCGGTGCGCGGGGCCGGCGGCTACCAGATGTTCGGGGTCGCCGCCGCCCCGATCTACGACCCCGGCCAGGAGCTGCCCGACTTCGAGGACTTCCTCATCCTCTTCCGCCCCGGCGACATCGTGAAGTTCCGCCCGGTGGACGAGGCCGAGTACCGGGCCGTCCAGGAGCAGGTCGAGGCCGGCACGTGGCGGTACAAGCAGGCGCCCGTGACCTTCGACGTCGAGGCCGCGCTCGCCGATCCCGCCACCTACAACCGCACCCTGCTGGAGGCCCTCGATGGCGCTGAGAACTGA
- a CDS encoding acetyl-CoA carboxylase, whose amino-acid sequence MAEIQSPLPGVFYRKPGPDKDPYVQEGDRVEAGQVIGMVEIMKQFTEVHSDVAGTLESFSVEDAAMVNPGDTIAVVAEG is encoded by the coding sequence ATGGCCGAGATCCAGTCCCCGCTGCCGGGCGTCTTCTACCGCAAGCCCGGCCCCGACAAGGACCCCTACGTCCAGGAGGGCGACCGCGTCGAGGCCGGCCAGGTCATCGGCATGGTCGAGATCATGAAGCAGTTCACCGAGGTCCACTCGGACGTCGCCGGCACCCTCGAGAGCTTCTCGGTCGAGGACGCGGCCATGGTGAACCCCGGGGACACCATCGCCGTCGTCGCCGAGGGCTGA